From Brochothrix thermosphacta DSM 20171 = FSL F6-1036, a single genomic window includes:
- the ribD gene encoding bifunctional diaminohydroxyphosphoribosylaminopyrimidine deaminase/5-amino-6-(5-phosphoribosylamino)uracil reductase RibD — protein sequence MRHEKYMRLAIEQALKGQGETYTNPLVGAVIVKDNVVLGKGYHTHYGAAHAEVQAIDSLTSLEESIQATLYVTLEPCAHTGKTPPCAERIIAGGFKQVVIGQRDPNPIVAGRGVALLQAAGIEVIENILRDEAYRINLIYNHFHETKLPYVTLKYTSSLDGKIAAKRGVRTNLSGSETWQDVQIEREKYQAILVGSETALVDNPSLTVRNPQGKQGLTRIIIDRSGRLTGKLMLFTDTSQPTWVFTENSNLKQRLTHQHVRLFFAELWTIEQILMVIAQEGIQSVFVEGGAKILHAFINGGYYQQLLSYLTPHLLGSAGVDAIDGAIVQQPNLKLISMEQLGTDFKLQWLPQEKGG from the coding sequence GATAATGTTGTTTTAGGAAAAGGATATCATACACACTATGGTGCTGCACACGCGGAAGTACAAGCCATTGATTCACTCACCAGCCTTGAGGAATCTATTCAAGCAACGTTATATGTTACTTTAGAACCGTGTGCCCATACAGGAAAAACTCCTCCTTGTGCTGAACGTATTATTGCGGGTGGCTTTAAACAAGTCGTCATCGGTCAACGTGATCCTAATCCCATAGTAGCGGGGCGAGGAGTGGCACTTTTACAAGCAGCGGGGATTGAAGTCATCGAAAATATACTGAGAGATGAAGCCTATCGTATCAATCTCATCTACAATCACTTTCATGAAACCAAATTGCCTTATGTGACCTTGAAATATACGAGTAGTTTAGATGGAAAGATTGCTGCGAAACGAGGTGTCAGAACAAATCTCAGTGGTAGCGAGACATGGCAAGATGTTCAAATAGAACGTGAAAAATATCAGGCAATTTTAGTAGGCAGTGAAACTGCGCTTGTCGATAACCCCTCCTTAACTGTTCGGAACCCACAAGGAAAGCAGGGTTTAACACGGATTATTATTGATCGGTCCGGTAGATTAACAGGCAAACTCATGTTGTTTACAGATACTAGTCAGCCTACGTGGGTGTTTACAGAAAATAGTAATTTGAAACAGCGTTTAACCCACCAACATGTTCGACTTTTTTTCGCGGAACTATGGACAATTGAGCAAATTTTAATGGTAATAGCTCAAGAAGGGATACAGTCCGTATTTGTTGAAGGTGGCGCAAAAATATTACATGCCTTTATAAATGGTGGGTACTATCAACAATTATTGAGCTATCTGACGCCTCATCTTTTAGGGTCAGCAGGAGTTGATGCTATTGACGGAGCCATTGTACAACAGCCAAATTTAAAATTAATAAGTATGGAGCAGTTAGGAACTGACTTTAAATTACAATGGCTACCACAGGAAAAGGGGGGCTAG